A window of Thermodesulfobacteriota bacterium contains these coding sequences:
- a CDS encoding glycine betaine ABC transporter substrate-binding protein: MKNKSMNILISFLSREFDSRVSMRADFIGEAISFFRFFSRNPKVFCAFCSTYTHLSRIIIFLRNLLPLKGGGLRWGSLWKKGRFVTETLLSTSGVTPSHKIGCVLSLRAAYGGAAISFIKIRYLLFILLAVFAAKAFAKSEIKVGSKKFTESVILGELVSQLARSAGDDVQYREEVGGTRVLWNALLRGDIDIYPEYTGTIIEEILSKENVSDQKELRNALSEKGILVSEPLGFNNTYALGMKEEVAEKLGITKISDLLRYPNLKFGFTNEFMNRGDGWPSLKHVYNLPQKKVRGLDHDLAYRGVESGDIDVVDLYSTDAEIEYYNLRRLMDDLNHFTNYNAVLLYRSELKEQTPEGLKMILKLQGKISEEDMIKMNALVKINGEPEAAVAAKFLKKSLDINTHPITDSFLNRLWHNTLQHLFLVVVSLSAAILISIPLGIWAHRNERPGQAILGIVGIIQTIPSLALLVFMIPLLGIGATPAIVALFLYSLLPIVRNTYTGLHDIPSNIRESAEALG; this comes from the coding sequence TTGAAAAATAAATCTATGAATATCCTCATATCTTTTCTTTCTCGCGAATTCGATTCTCGTGTGTCAATGCGAGCCGATTTTATTGGCGAAGCAATCTCATTCTTTAGATTTTTTTCACGAAATCCTAAAGTATTCTGCGCCTTCTGTTCCACCTATACGCATCTATCAAGAATCATCATATTCTTAAGGAATCTCCTCCCCCTTAAAGGGGGAGGACTAAGGTGGGGGTCACTGTGGAAAAAAGGACGCTTCGTCACGGAGACCCTGCTGAGTACGAGCGGAGTAACTCCTAGCCATAAAATTGGTTGTGTTTTGTCATTGCGAGCCGCTTATGGCGGCGCGGCAATCTCATTTATAAAGATTAGGTATTTATTATTCATCTTGTTAGCGGTGTTTGCAGCTAAGGCTTTTGCAAAAAGCGAAATAAAAGTGGGTTCGAAAAAGTTCACAGAATCCGTGATACTGGGAGAATTAGTATCTCAACTGGCTCGGAGTGCTGGCGATGATGTTCAATATCGAGAGGAGGTTGGAGGAACCAGGGTGCTTTGGAACGCCCTTCTAAGAGGTGATATTGATATTTATCCCGAATACACGGGAACCATCATTGAGGAGATACTATCCAAAGAAAATGTTTCCGACCAGAAAGAATTAAGAAATGCTCTGTCCGAAAAAGGCATTCTCGTAAGCGAACCGTTAGGGTTTAATAACACCTATGCCCTCGGAATGAAGGAGGAGGTTGCTGAAAAACTGGGCATCACAAAGATATCAGACTTGCTCAGGTACCCCAACCTGAAATTTGGTTTTACAAATGAATTTATGAATCGCGGGGATGGCTGGCCAAGTCTCAAACATGTATATAACCTGCCGCAGAAGAAAGTTAGGGGATTGGACCACGACCTTGCCTACAGAGGAGTTGAAAGCGGTGATATCGATGTAGTTGATCTGTATTCGACTGATGCAGAGATCGAATACTACAATTTGAGAAGGTTAATGGACGATCTTAACCACTTCACGAACTATAACGCAGTCCTACTTTACCGTTCTGAACTAAAGGAACAAACCCCTGAGGGGCTCAAAATGATATTGAAGCTTCAGGGTAAAATCTCTGAAGAGGATATGATTAAAATGAATGCACTGGTAAAGATAAACGGAGAGCCGGAGGCTGCTGTAGCGGCGAAGTTTTTGAAGAAGAGTTTAGACATAAATACGCATCCAATAACGGACTCGTTTTTAAATCGACTTTGGCATAACACGCTCCAGCATCTTTTTCTCGTTGTAGTCTCCCTTTCGGCCGCAATTCTGATATCAATACCGCTAGGAATTTGGGCTCACCGAAACGAGAGGCCAGGTCAAGCTATCCTGGGCATTGTCGGGATAATTCAAACCATCCCGTCCCTCGCCTTGCTCGTTTTTATGATCCCACTACTGGGAATCGGTGCAACACCCGCAATTGTTGCACTATTTCTCTACAGCCTGCTTCCCATTGTTCGTAACACTTATACAGGCCTACATGATATTCCATCCAATATCCGAGAATCAGCCGAGGCGCTTGGTT
- a CDS encoding ATP-binding cassette domain-containing protein, which produces MIKLHNISKTFGKIEALHTTTLDIQPQSTTVLIGPSGCGKSTLLRLIMGLIKPDNGNIYVEGEGLNPQNLKSIRHKMGYVIQDGGLFPHLNTRENVSLLGIYLGYEKTQIEGRINELCELTKYPADALDRYPSQISGGQRQRVSLMRALMLDPVILLLDEPLGALDPLIRFELQNDLKEIFKILGKTVVMVTHDIGEAGFFGDKIVLLRDGIIIQEGTINDLLKNPSQPFVTEFIKAQRSPLESLNHDA; this is translated from the coding sequence ATGATAAAGCTTCATAACATTTCAAAAACATTTGGCAAAATCGAAGCACTTCATACCACTACTTTAGATATCCAACCTCAAAGCACGACTGTTCTCATAGGTCCAAGCGGTTGTGGTAAATCTACCCTACTGAGGCTGATAATGGGACTTATCAAACCAGATAATGGGAATATATATGTAGAAGGCGAAGGGCTCAACCCCCAGAATTTAAAATCAATCAGACATAAGATGGGATATGTAATTCAGGACGGTGGTCTTTTTCCGCATCTTAATACAAGAGAAAACGTTTCACTGCTGGGCATTTACCTTGGTTATGAGAAAACGCAGATCGAGGGTCGAATAAACGAGCTTTGCGAATTAACGAAATATCCGGCTGATGCATTGGACAGATATCCCTCACAAATCTCGGGCGGACAGAGGCAACGTGTGAGCTTAATGCGGGCCCTGATGTTGGATCCCGTTATACTTTTGCTTGACGAACCCCTTGGAGCACTAGATCCGTTAATACGTTTTGAACTTCAAAACGATTTAAAAGAAATATTTAAGATACTGGGCAAGACCGTGGTGATGGTTACGCATGATATCGGTGAAGCTGGATTTTTTGGAGATAAGATTGTCCTACTTAGGGATGGCATAATCATCCAAGAGGGAACCATAAATGACTTATTAAAGAATCCATCTCAACCTTTTGTAACTGAATTTATAAAGGCACAAAGAAGCCCATTGGAATCTTTAAACCACGATGCATGA
- a CDS encoding DUF6596 domain-containing protein — MVLTDHKSNLDQLLNNLLRNEYGNILSAFTRLFGIEYLELAEKIIDEAYAKARANCQSKGYPKNAKGWLWNIAKIRGSEILRRENKLYDNDLNMNQISGEEFKALIKLNDELLIDNQIRMLSVCCHPSIPRESQVTLTLKFLTGLNNQEIATALFANESTIARRLHEGKQRIKGLKTEYEPPRESEQHERLETVLVILNQIFTHGYKYYSGKSQSTIELCRESIKLTNILLDHQQTNRPQTQALLSFMLFEASRLPARFDDEGKVLHLREQDRSLWDKKMINKGLYHLDISANSDIISEYHLRAGISACHAIADSYEKTDWEKILSLYENYLKLNNDPEVNLERAMVFSSIYGARKGINEIKRIRGSKQLESNHLLYSTLGNLYLQLNKYKEALENYKSAMKHAIAKDDQSFYRKRIEICQNRIKMTDRYRHQKSF, encoded by the coding sequence ATGGTACTCACAGATCATAAGAGCAATTTAGATCAGCTTCTAAACAACCTTCTCAGAAACGAGTATGGAAACATTCTATCTGCATTTACGAGACTATTTGGAATTGAATACCTCGAACTGGCAGAAAAGATCATTGACGAGGCCTATGCAAAGGCAAGGGCTAATTGTCAATCCAAGGGGTATCCAAAAAACGCGAAAGGCTGGCTATGGAATATAGCAAAGATTAGAGGCAGTGAAATACTGAGGCGCGAAAACAAACTGTATGATAACGATCTAAACATGAACCAGATAAGCGGGGAGGAATTCAAGGCACTTATCAAGCTTAACGATGAACTACTCATAGATAATCAGATTAGAATGTTATCTGTCTGCTGCCATCCATCAATCCCCAGAGAGTCACAGGTTACGCTTACGCTTAAGTTTTTAACTGGTCTTAATAATCAAGAAATTGCAACTGCTCTCTTTGCAAATGAATCGACTATTGCGAGGAGGTTACACGAAGGTAAACAGAGGATAAAAGGGCTTAAGACTGAATATGAACCGCCAAGAGAATCCGAACAACATGAAAGACTCGAAACAGTCCTCGTGATTTTAAATCAGATATTCACGCATGGATATAAATATTATAGTGGGAAAAGTCAGAGCACCATTGAGTTATGCCGTGAATCAATCAAATTAACAAACATTCTACTTGATCATCAGCAAACCAATAGACCCCAGACGCAGGCACTTCTCTCATTTATGTTGTTTGAAGCCTCAAGGTTGCCCGCGAGATTCGATGATGAAGGTAAGGTCCTCCATTTGCGAGAACAAGATCGTTCATTGTGGGATAAAAAGATGATAAATAAAGGGCTATATCATCTCGATATATCCGCGAATAGTGATATTATTTCTGAATATCACCTCAGGGCCGGAATTTCAGCATGCCACGCAATCGCAGATAGTTATGAGAAAACGGACTGGGAAAAAATCCTTTCACTCTATGAAAACTACTTGAAGCTGAACAATGATCCTGAAGTTAACCTTGAGAGAGCCATGGTTTTTTCTAGTATCTATGGGGCAAGGAAAGGCATAAATGAAATCAAAAGAATTCGCGGATCTAAACAACTCGAATCAAATCACCTACTTTACTCAACACTGGGCAATCTATATTTACAGTTAAACAAATACAAAGAAGCACTCGAGAATTACAAAAGTGCTATGAAACATGCAATTGCAAAAGATGATCAATCATTTTACAGGAAAAGGATTGAAATTTGCCAAAATCGAATAAAAATGACCGATAGATACAGACATCAAAAGTCCTTCTGA
- the egtD gene encoding L-histidine N(alpha)-methyltransferase produces the protein MQNNLHELHKIDPQEEDLLAEVLEGLGLPQKKLPSKLFYDQRGSELFDQICKLEEYYLTRTEMWIMNRYIDEISELIGENCLLIELGSGSSTKVRLLLNHLIDPVGYIPIDISSEHLVRSSDSLAMDYPRVKVIPVYADYTQPFDFPDISFDYSKMVVYYPGSSIGNFTPRYAARFICSIAKRSGKGSGLLIGIDLKKDRGTLEAAYNDKHGVTAAFNLNILERLNRELGADFNMSRWKHHAFYNDDEGRIEMHLVSVEDQRVNVNGARIKLRKDETILTEYSYKYTTEEFENLVSNSFELAKTWTDQDEKFSIQYLTAR, from the coding sequence ATGCAAAATAACCTTCATGAATTACATAAAATTGATCCACAAGAAGAAGATCTTTTAGCCGAAGTGCTCGAAGGTCTGGGTCTACCCCAGAAAAAACTCCCCTCCAAACTCTTTTATGATCAACGGGGCTCTGAACTGTTTGATCAGATTTGTAAGCTTGAAGAGTATTATCTGACTAGGACTGAGATGTGGATCATGAATCGTTATATTGATGAAATTTCGGAATTGATTGGGGAGAACTGCTTGCTAATAGAGTTGGGCAGTGGTAGCAGTACGAAGGTTCGGTTGCTGTTAAATCACCTAATTGATCCCGTTGGTTACATACCTATAGATATTTCTTCGGAACATTTGGTTAGATCTTCGGATTCACTAGCAATGGACTATCCCAGAGTTAAGGTCATCCCTGTCTATGCTGATTACACACAGCCATTTGATTTTCCAGATATTTCATTTGATTACTCGAAAATGGTTGTATATTACCCAGGCTCTTCGATTGGAAATTTCACGCCGAGATATGCAGCACGCTTTATATGCAGCATTGCTAAGAGGTCTGGGAAGGGAAGCGGATTGCTAATCGGAATCGATCTCAAAAAGGATAGAGGTACCTTAGAGGCTGCTTATAATGATAAACATGGGGTTACCGCAGCATTCAACTTGAATATTCTTGAAAGACTCAATAGGGAGCTTGGAGCAGACTTTAATATGAGCCGGTGGAAACATCATGCTTTTTATAATGATGATGAAGGAAGAATAGAAATGCATCTGGTAAGCGTGGAGGATCAACGAGTAAATGTGAATGGAGCGCGGATAAAATTGAGAAAAGATGAAACTATATTGACGGAATATTCTTATAAATATACAACCGAAGAATTCGAAAACCTGGTTAGCAATAGTTTTGAATTAGCTAAGACCTGGACAGACCAAGATGAAAAGTTCAGCATACAATATCTCACGGCTCGCTAA